A window of the Deinococcus gobiensis I-0 genome harbors these coding sequences:
- a CDS encoding trypco2 family protein → MSNRAVLVSELVDAVRGAVAQDVAREGPAPGSGLVVTEVELEIKATLRAGTDGRAQWYALSAGAQVSREQVQVFRLAWVRTAEVRLRESTEVRYQLITGLDALYIGLSEWTAAGPLPFRPRDAELRLQLVVLESGELRLAGVGAQTAQGHTHLVILKLGPRPETQLQG, encoded by the coding sequence ATGTCCAACCGGGCCGTTCTCGTCAGTGAGCTGGTCGATGCCGTGCGCGGGGCCGTCGCGCAGGACGTGGCGCGGGAGGGCCCCGCCCCCGGCTCCGGCCTCGTCGTGACCGAGGTCGAGCTGGAGATCAAGGCGACCCTGCGCGCGGGCACGGACGGGCGGGCACAGTGGTACGCCCTGAGCGCGGGCGCGCAGGTCTCGCGCGAGCAGGTGCAGGTCTTTCGGCTGGCCTGGGTGCGCACGGCGGAGGTCCGGCTGCGCGAGAGTACGGAGGTCCGGTACCAGCTCATCACCGGGCTCGACGCGCTGTACATCGGCCTGAGCGAATGGACGGCGGCCGGGCCCCTCCCCTTCCGGCCCAGGGACGCCGAGCTGCGCCTGCAACTCGTCGTGCTAGAGAGCGGCGAACTGCGCCTCGCCGGGGTGGGGGCGCAGACCGCACAGGGCCACACCCACCTCGTGATCCTGAAACTCGGGCCGCGCCCGGAGACCCAGCTCCAGGGTTGA